From Sander lucioperca isolate FBNREF2018 chromosome 14, SLUC_FBN_1.2, whole genome shotgun sequence, the proteins below share one genomic window:
- the LOC116045143 gene encoding uncharacterized protein LOC116045143 yields MELHRGHCYQSTSSLSSCRSSSCPEASLLSGETECDRWPSSVDMQHSISGEGGWSEEDICSCANSGEELDNCLGVWDRCATEETQSSTPGHSSHNSSEHLSLLFGHQYNSPSSSSSIVDWMPPRLQNEGENLECDCYTNCPYSRSSGYHTMDACANELGSEPSRSLSCSTVLLTDCDDGYLEPHALCNDCPSSGDTLDLGSADSLDREWTDHSISRDETGESLSQESSEIGPDGAAVTSNVGLDMTTFSKAVLTFRSALKGALKKLEGSNPEGVKDDSECEACLSPVRQACEPKEEQVRTGYTEGEVSLTENHTHFGTPKEESEASVYMDCGETHENMSRSLQASPREASQSPCTPTEYHSLEISQDKGECPTDGELSNLDLTPDHCPRQAVSPLGPVHCTDEVRLGPIRENYILDEVNQERSTDASHKERIANFQRILREKRQTRHRLSKSSLGSHGSQGSHGSQGSHGSQGSHGSQGSQGSQSQDEFIPECGREDNQVTH; encoded by the exons ATGGAGCTTCATCGTGGCCATTGCTACCAAAGCACCAGCTCTTTGTCATCGTGTCGCAGTTCCAGTTGTCCAGAAGCAAGTCTTCTCTCTGGGGAGACAGAATGTGACAGGTGGCCTTCTTCTGTTGATATGCAGCACAGTATAAGTGGAGAAGGAGGTTGGAGTGAGGAGGACATCTGCTCTTGTGCAAACAGTGGAGAAGAGTTAGATAATTGTCTTGGTGTTTGGGACAGGTGTGCCACAGAAGAGACACAGAGCAGCACACCTGGCCATTCGTCACACAACAGCTCTGAGCATCTTTCATTGCTGTTTGGACACCAATACAACTCTCCCTCTAGTTCTTCCAGCATAGTGGACTGGATGCCCCCCAGACTACAAAATGAGGGCGAAAACTTGGAGTGTGACTGTTATACAAACTGCCCATACTCACGTAGTTCTGGTTACCACACCATGGATGCTTGTGCAAATGAACTGGGTAGTGAGCCCTCCAGGAGTCTGAGTTGCTCCACTGTGCTATTGACAGACTGCGATGATGGTTACCTGGAGCCACATGCACTATGCAATGACTGTCCATCTTCTGGTGACACTCTTGATCTGGGCTCTGCTGACAGTTTGGACAGGGAGTGGACAGATCATAGTATCTCCAGGGATGAAACGGGAGAATCTTTGTCACAAGAGTCTTCTGAAATAGGTCCTGATGGTGCAGCTGTGACCTCGAATGTAGGTCTTGACATGACAACTTTTAGCAAGGCTGTACTCACTTTCAGGTCAGCTTTGAAAGGGGCTTTGAAAAAGTTGGAAGGATCCAACCCTGAAGGTGTTAAAGATGATAGTGAGTGTGAGGCATGTCTATCTCCTGTCAGACAAGCCTGTGAACCCAAGGAGGAGCAGGTCAGAACAGGGTATACAGAAGGAGAGGTTAGCCTGACAGAGAATCACACTCATTTTGGCACTCCGAAGGAGGAGAGCGAGGCTTCGGTCTACATGGATTGTGGTGAGACACATGAGAACATGTCACGCTCCCTTCAGGCATCCCCACGTGAAGCAAGCCAGTCTCCCTGCACCCCAACTGAGTATCACTCTTTAGAGATTTCACAGGACAAAGGAGAATGTCCAACAGATGGGGAACTGTCCAACCTTGACCTAACACCAGACCATTGTCCAAGGCAGGCCGTGAGTCCACTGGGCCCCGTGCACTGTACAGATGAGGTGCGGTTAGGTCCAATTAGGGAAAACTACATTCTTGATGAGGTCAATCAAGAAAGGTCTACCGATGCCAGTCACAAAGAGCGGATAGCTAATTTCCAGCGCATCCTGAGGGAAAAGAGGCAAACCCGTCATAGACTATCCAAATCATCTCTGGGGTCCCATGGCTCTCAAGGGTCTCATGGCTCTCAAGGGTCTCATGGCTCTCAAGGATCTCATGGCTCTCAAGGATCTCAGGGATCCCAATCTCAAGACGAGTTTATCCCAG agTGTGGGAGAGAAGATAATCAGGTTACTCATTAA